The window aagtaattagCAGCAGGGAACGAACATCGGTGCGGAgcacttactccgtactccgttctccgccAGGTAATACGTACTTGAGTACGCCAAGCTGCCAAAGTGGCGAGTCCGTCCTCCAGCAtggactacggagtactgtacttgcaagtattagttgtacttctTGTCGGACCATGACGCCCGCGGGGCCCCGGGTCCGCGTTCGAAGAGGCCTTGGCTTGGCTCATCAAACCCAGCAGACATGGACGAGGTCGGAGAAAGCCGAGTCGAGTCGATTCAAATGCGGAGAGTGAGTGGGTTCGACCGGTAATAATACAAGTATTAGGCGCACTCCGATAACATGTTCaactatactataagtactccgtacggttacaagtacatgtacttggtgcagttgcagttgtactccgtacttgtagcgATTACGCCGAAAACTGTACTCTGTGttcactccgtacagtagatAATTGGGTAACAAGTACTGAGTATACGTGTGtgaatacagtactgtaaatgcacatgcaagtggatttgcctgtacggagcacagcaagtacttgcgcttGGAAATGGCTGCTGATAttttgcactgtacttgctgtagttgtcagtacacccaagtaagtaagtacgtacatagagcacttgtaagtactttcaAGGAGTGCTATTATattacctgcatgtactccgtgcaccaGCTGCACATCTTAtgtgtacttaagtagctTACGGAGTGTGAGTACCTCAATACGTAACGCACACACCtacaacgtacttgcagtacatgtacttaagtatgttgcaagtaagtgtaggggtacaagtacatgttgatactaggtacctggtaaGTAACgcaatacttgcacttacaaGTATAGGGGTCCATTACTGGaaagtgtactgtagttagttgaactccgtacggagcacttatttaggtacctagtacttgcatgcacttgcagtacatgtacttacagtacacctactgtaggtgtactccgtacatgtacagtgcagtacttctGCAAGTAACACTACGAGTGCGAGTttacaagtaggtgtgcagtacagtacttgcaagcaggtgtacagtacagcacacctacctaagtacctacagtagtaatgtaagtacaagtaagtaaatgttattattactgcgAGTGCGATTTTGGGTCGCGATCCACTGATTCATCTCCCTCGCTCGGCCGCAATCACTTGTGGACCTCGTTTTCGCAATTTTTGCCCTGGCTCGCGCCGGCCTGGGTTTGGGATTGGTCGAACGGGACTGGGGCCAAATGAGGGCATCGTGCACCCATTTTTTTTTCAGGCGTCTTGCGATTTTCGCAACCGCTGTGGGCATTTCCGAGCAGGATCGCATCCTTCACCTgagtacgaagtacgaaGACAGATAAttacgaggacgagcccaCGAGATTCTGCAGGCTGCACACCTACGGCAGGGGACCTGCACAATACCGGAACCCCCACGACACCTCTATTCTTTCTACCAgtgcgtgtacttgtactagtacgtgtacagcacgtacagtatacttactgtaaaGTACGTGTATGTATATTTACGTAGTGTACGTGTATGTATACGTactgtgcttaagtacttaagtacttactgtaaatgtacagtagctaagtacagtacttatccAAAGTATTCGTACAACtcctaggtactgtacggaggagtacTGGGcacaatgtacggagtaagtccgtacaagtaaattcatgtactccgtacacatgtaatacttgtacgacAAGTGACGTGCCTGCAGGCAAACTTCATTGGCGCTCGGCTTCGAGTTGCCGGCTCGGAAGAGGCGTCTTGGGCCGCCCAAGCGCTTAGCCTTCCCTTCTAGAAGGACTGCCGGCCTTGGCGGAGCCATTCCTGAACAGGCTGCCGCTCCGCGAGGAGCAGTGTTGACGGCTGCGGATGACACCTCGGAGCACgatgtactcaagtactgtaagtacttgtacaatacttaagtactcaagtaataagtactaaCGTACTTGGGCGCGACCCAAGGAGCGTGTGCACTGTGCGTGTACCTACGTACTAGTTAATTACATCTGTGCAGCTCTCGCTTGTACTTTCATCCatgcgagtacttacttacatgtgctgccagtactgtagtaatagTCGAGCCACTGTGCAGTCGGGCGTGCCCGAaagaacatgtacagcacagtgtGTGCGCAAGCATTTTCGTaaactgtactgtacaccatgGTTAGCTCACCCACCTGATTGCTTGCATGAAATTCACCAATCATTGGTGCCAAGTTTTCAACGCCCGTCGACAAACACCACCACACCGACACGGACGATTGCAGCCTTGCCGGCGCGCTCCCGTCGCAACAAGGCTGTCAGTGACCTGAATCATCGCCAGAAACGAAATAGAGTTCCTCGTGCAGGGCATTCCACGCCATGCTCCCCTCGCGGCTGCGaatcccccccccttccgAGCCCGGCCAAGAGGGGATGATCATGCCATGACCGCCACGGCTCGGCCTTGTTCTGGAACTTATGCTCGAGTCAAGTCCAGCGGCTCCACAGGAGCATACGAGTTGCGATGGATGAGCCACTAGCATTGTGGTCTGCACTATACTTTCCAGGGACAATACGCACATACATGTGCCGATATGGAAAACCCCAGCTCCGGTGCATGGAGACCCTCTCTCCAGACCCCCGTCGAGATGGGGTCATCCTCCCCGAGATCGGGTGTCAGAATTTGAACTCTGGGGCCTCGCTGCTCCTGTGCTGCAATCAGGGCGCTACTTATCCGCACATCTTATCGTTCGTtccgagtacttacagtgcttgtgccgTACTTATACAATACATGAGCCGCCGCTGTCCTGGGCCCGCCCTCGCTTTGTGCTGATTTCTTGATCCGCACCTCACGACCCATCACCATGTCCGACAAGGGCAGCTTCGTGGCCACgcccgccgagggcggcgagaagCCTCACTCCATCACCGAGAGCAaggacgtcgccggcgataACTTCGCCGCCACCTTCCAGGACGAAGATAAATGGACGCGCAACGGCCTCAACCTCAAGTCCTTCCAGAAGCGCCACTATGgccgcggcatcgtcgagctggACCGCGCCATCAAGACGCGCCATCTGCACATGATTGCCATCGGCGgctccatcggcgccggcttcttcgtcggctCCGGTAGTGCCCTGAGCAAGGGTGTAAGTCGTGCTCCCGCCTCGCTGCCGCGCCGGCAGCAGACGCGCTGACATGCCGTTTCCAAGGGCCCTGCCTCTATTCTCATCTGCTTCAGTATCGTCGGATTCATGGTTTTCAATGTTGGTACGTTGGCCTTCCCACTCCTCGGCCCGCGAAGAGCCAGGAATCTGACACGACGACCAGTCTttgccctcggcgagcttgccgtCATGTATCCCATTTCTGGCGGCTTCTACACCTACGTCACCCGCTTCATCGACCCCTCTATCGGTTTTGCCATCGGCTGGAATTACTTCTTCCTCTGGAGTGTCGTCCTCCCGCTCGAGCTTACCGTGTGTTCCCTCGTGATACAGTACTGGGACAATCAGACGAGCGTCGCTGTTTGGATCAccatcttcctcgtcgccgtcattgTCGTCAACGTCTTCGGCAGCCTCGGcttcgccgaggaggagttCTGGGCTTCCTCCATCAAGCTTACCGCCATCCTCATCTTCATGTTCATCTctctcatcctcgtccttggtGGCGGGCCCGAGAACGGCGAGTACAACAAATACTTGGGCGCCGGCTACTGGTATGATTCCGGCGCCTTCCGGAACGGAATGCGTGGCTTCTGCTCCGtcttcgtcaccgccgccttctccctCACGGgcaccgagctcgtcggtctcgccgccgccgagacgaaAAACCCGGTCCGCTCCGTCCCCGGCGCCATCAAGATGGTCTTTTGGCGAATCGTCGTCTTCTACATCCTAggcctcttcttcgtcggcctcttgatccgcggcgacgacgagcgtctGCTGTCCAGCGAGGCCTATGCCGACGTCAAGGCCTCGCCCTGGGTTCTTATCGGCCTCCACTCTAAACTTGTAGGGTTGGATCACTTCATGAACGCCATCATTCTCGTTTCCGTTCTCTCCATCGGTTGCTCTGCCGTCTACGGCGGCTCTCGTACCctcaccgccctcgcccagcAGGGATACGCTCCCAAGATCTTTACCTACATCGATCGATCCGGCCGGCCGCTGCCCTCGGTCATCCTCCTGATCCTTACCGGACCCCTCGCCTACATTAACCTCAGTGCCTCCGGACCCGTTGTCTTCGAATGGTTGCAGGCCATCtccggcctcgccatcctcttCTCTTGGGGTGCCATCTGCCTGGCCCACATTCGCTTCCGCAGTGCGTGGGCGTATAGGGGCCACACGGTCGACGAGATCCCCTTCCGTGCCATCTTCGGCGTCTGGGGTTCCTGGATCGGTCTCGTCCTTTCCGTCATCGTTCTCAT of the Drechmeria coniospora strain ARSEF 6962 chromosome 01, whole genome shotgun sequence genome contains:
- a CDS encoding Amino-acid permease inda1 codes for the protein MSDKGSFVATPAEGGEKPHSITESKDVAGDNFAATFQDEDKWTRNGLNLKSFQKRHYGRGIVELDRAIKTRHLHMIAIGGSIGAGFFVGSGSALSKGGPASILICFSIVGFMVFNVVFALGELAVMYPISGGFYTYVTRFIDPSIGFAIGWNYFFLWSVVLPLELTVCSLVIQYWDNQTSVAVWITIFLVAVIVVNVFGSLGFAEEEFWASSIKLTAILIFMFISLILVLGGGPENGEYNKYLGAGYWYDSGAFRNGMRGFCSVFVTAAFSLTGTELVGLAAAETKNPVRSVPGAIKMVFWRIVVFYILGLFFVGLLIRGDDERLLSSEAYADVKASPWVLIGLHSKLVGLDHFMNAIILVSVLSIGCSAVYGGSRTLTALAQQGYAPKIFTYIDRSGRPLPSVILLILTGPLAYINLSASGPVVFEWLQAISGLAILFSWGAICLAHIRFRSAWAYRGHTVDEIPFRAIFGVWGSWIGLVLSVIVLISQTYTALCPVNTDGFNTVEGFFKSYLAFPVVIIFWIIGFAWKRSGWLRVDQIDVDSGRRELDWDEVRSYQAWVKGLPVWRRTIHKLIF